In one Geoglobus acetivorans genomic region, the following are encoded:
- the ribH gene encoding 6,7-dimethyl-8-ribityllumazine synthase — protein sequence MEKIRLGLVVAEFNRDITYMMEILAKEHAEFLGAEISEILRVPGVFDIPIAVKKILEKGNVDAVATLGSVIEGDTEHDEVVAQHAARKIMDLSLEYGIPVTLGISGPGMGRIAAQERIDYAKRAVEAAVKLVRRLREYEQG from the coding sequence ATGGAAAAAATTAGGCTCGGACTTGTTGTTGCAGAATTCAACAGAGACATAACATACATGATGGAGATTCTTGCGAAGGAGCATGCCGAATTTCTGGGAGCAGAGATTTCCGAAATTCTAAGAGTTCCGGGTGTATTCGACATACCAATTGCGGTTAAAAAAATTCTTGAAAAAGGCAATGTAGATGCCGTGGCTACCCTCGGCAGCGTTATTGAGGGTGATACGGAACACGATGAGGTTGTTGCCCAGCACGCTGCGAGAAAGATTATGGATCTAAGCCTGGAGTACGGCATTCCTGTAACTCTCGGTATAAGCGGTCCGGGAATGGGAAGAATTGCCGCACAGGAGAGAATAGACTACGCCAAGAGAGCAGTGGAGGCAGCAGTAAAACTCGTAAGGAGGCTAAGGGAATATGAGCAGGGCTGA
- a CDS encoding NCS2 family permease — protein sequence MLVEARIMGLEDYFEFRKYGTDMRTEVIAGLTTFMTMSYIIFVNPLILSDAIGKDAIPSLVTATALSAGIATIIMGLYARKPFALAPGMGLNAYFTYGVVLGMGYSWEVALAAVFVEGLLFIVLSISGIRTAVINAIPPSQKYAIGAGIGLFLTLIGMKAAGIVVDSPATLITLGAENFGKPEFWVAMIGLVVAFLLMVRNIPGALLFSIVAATIFAIVLGVSPAPESIIAPPTLDKTLFKLDLSGLLSVGAIGVVFAFFMVDFFDTLGTVAGLSAKAGFMREDGSIPDSEKILLTDAIGTSVGALLGTSTVTTYIESAAGIEEGGRTGMTALVVGLMFLVIGLFVSPIAQVIPAQATAPALMIVGFYMLTVVRDIDFDDLTEALPAFFVLVTIPYTYSIADGIGAGFISYVILKVVAGRYREVHPLMYVLALVFAAYFLYLGGVI from the coding sequence ATGCTCGTTGAAGCCAGAATCATGGGGTTAGAGGACTATTTTGAATTCAGGAAATATGGAACAGACATGCGAACAGAGGTTATTGCAGGGCTTACAACGTTCATGACAATGAGCTACATAATTTTCGTGAATCCACTGATTTTGAGCGATGCGATTGGAAAAGATGCGATACCGAGCCTTGTAACAGCAACGGCACTTTCAGCAGGGATTGCCACGATAATCATGGGGCTTTATGCAAGAAAACCATTTGCACTCGCTCCAGGAATGGGGTTGAATGCCTACTTCACGTACGGTGTTGTGCTGGGAATGGGATACTCATGGGAGGTCGCTCTTGCTGCAGTTTTCGTTGAGGGTCTTCTTTTCATAGTGCTGTCCATTTCCGGAATCAGAACTGCAGTTATCAATGCCATCCCGCCGTCACAGAAATACGCAATTGGTGCAGGTATAGGTCTCTTCCTGACGCTGATAGGTATGAAGGCTGCTGGCATTGTTGTTGACAGTCCCGCCACACTAATAACTCTCGGTGCCGAAAACTTTGGAAAACCGGAGTTCTGGGTTGCAATGATTGGACTTGTTGTTGCATTTCTCCTGATGGTCAGAAATATTCCCGGTGCGCTTCTGTTTTCCATCGTTGCTGCAACGATATTTGCAATAGTTCTCGGTGTTTCTCCTGCACCGGAAAGCATAATTGCTCCCCCCACACTCGACAAAACGCTTTTCAAGCTCGATCTTTCAGGACTGCTGAGTGTGGGAGCAATAGGCGTTGTGTTCGCATTCTTCATGGTCGACTTCTTCGACACACTTGGAACGGTTGCCGGACTTAGCGCCAAAGCAGGATTCATGAGAGAGGATGGAAGCATACCGGACAGTGAGAAAATCCTGCTGACAGATGCCATAGGCACATCGGTTGGTGCACTGCTGGGAACCTCAACCGTGACAACATACATAGAGAGCGCAGCAGGTATCGAGGAGGGTGGAAGGACGGGAATGACAGCCCTTGTGGTCGGACTGATGTTCCTCGTGATTGGTCTCTTCGTTTCGCCGATAGCACAGGTTATCCCCGCACAGGCAACCGCCCCCGCTCTCATGATAGTCGGATTTTACATGCTGACGGTCGTCAGAGACATAGACTTTGATGACCTTACAGAGGCTCTGCCGGCGTTCTTCGTACTTGTTACAATTCCCTACACATACTCAATCGCTGACGGCATTGGTGCAGGGTTCATAAGCTACGTCATCCTGAAGGTCGTCGCTGGAAGATACAGAGAAGTGCATCCGCTGATGTACGTGCTGGCACTGGTGTTCGCTGCCTACTTCCTGTATCTCGGCGGAGTGATTTAA
- a CDS encoding LEA type 2 family protein gives MRKILAAILLLTAVFLSGCIEPKVTSIDRKWGTVNDDYSELIVGINIDNPLPFLPLKDVESSIFVNGIQIASGNAEEISADRITLSIKIDNDRIRDFWISHLASDEKSTILIKATPVINLFVTEYRYPVEMEQNLETNIFGMNFGDRSITVAGRDIFALKNIKAERGRVTSDYTEILVKATAINNAPAKVDIEKLEYKITLNDVVVGQGTAEISRTLKPGESAELQVPIVIDNSKIPEWWVTHVKNGEQTLAKISAKLYIKTAGVSYSLDFGETSEFRTHLAD, from the coding sequence ATGAGGAAGATTCTGGCTGCCATCCTTCTGCTCACCGCGGTGTTTCTTTCCGGATGCATCGAACCAAAAGTAACCAGCATCGATAGAAAATGGGGTACTGTGAATGATGACTACTCCGAGTTAATCGTGGGGATCAACATAGACAATCCGCTCCCGTTTCTTCCGTTAAAGGATGTGGAATCGAGCATTTTCGTAAACGGGATTCAGATTGCGTCCGGAAATGCTGAGGAGATATCAGCGGACAGAATAACTCTCAGCATAAAAATCGATAACGACAGGATAAGGGACTTCTGGATCAGTCATCTTGCAAGCGATGAAAAAAGCACGATACTCATAAAGGCCACTCCTGTAATCAATCTTTTTGTCACTGAATACCGCTATCCTGTAGAGATGGAACAGAATCTCGAAACTAATATTTTCGGAATGAATTTTGGAGACAGATCAATTACCGTAGCCGGAAGGGATATATTTGCTCTCAAGAATATAAAAGCGGAAAGGGGCAGGGTTACCAGCGATTACACAGAAATACTTGTGAAAGCGACAGCAATAAACAATGCTCCTGCCAAGGTCGACATTGAAAAGCTGGAATATAAAATTACATTGAACGATGTGGTTGTTGGACAGGGAACGGCCGAGATTTCCAGAACACTCAAACCGGGAGAATCTGCTGAGCTGCAGGTGCCAATCGTGATAGATAATTCCAAGATTCCGGAGTGGTGGGTAACCCATGTGAAAAACGGAGAGCAAACTCTGGCAAAAATCTCTGCCAAGCTTTACATAAAGACGGCTGGAGTTAGTTACAGTCTTGATTTCGGGGAAACGAGCGAATTCAGAACTCATCTGGCAGATTAG